Proteins from one Candidatus Hydrogenedentota bacterium genomic window:
- a CDS encoding nitroreductase family protein, with product MLDECSISQKAPPTEDTQAASGQNLVLASLLTGGQLLLIGNEDSRIVAHVEGNIHLPEANAMLALHNASLLAQTMGLGSFLVGYLVGACGRDRSIPDFLGVPRTHRAHGALALGCPEQTFSRWPKRKPPKVTWR from the coding sequence ATGCTAGATGAATGCAGTATATCACAAAAGGCACCGCCCACCGAGGATACGCAAGCGGCTTCCGGACAAAACCTCGTTCTCGCTTCCCTCCTCACTGGCGGCCAGTTGTTGCTCATCGGCAACGAAGATTCACGAATTGTGGCTCATGTCGAGGGGAACATCCACCTGCCCGAGGCCAACGCAATGCTGGCGCTGCACAATGCGTCGCTACTTGCCCAAACCATGGGGCTGGGGAGCTTCCTGGTGGGATACCTGGTGGGCGCGTGCGGACGGGACCGGAGCATACCCGACTTTCTGGGTGTCCCGAGGACGCACCGGGCTCACGGCGCCTTGGCGCTGGGCTGCCCGGAGCAGACGTTCTCGCGGTGGCCGAAACGGAAGCCGCCGAAGGTCACCTGGAGATAA